Sequence from the Thermodesulfobacteriota bacterium genome:
GATACTTTGCCACCCTTTTAATATCCTCAAATGTAACCCTGGATATGTTTTCCTGATACTTCTCTAAGAAATCCTCCGGCAGGTTGTCATAGTCTATGCTCATCTGCTGGTTTACTATACTGGCAGAAGAAGTAAAAGAAAAGATGAATTTGTTAATGATAGACTCCTTTGCCCATTGAAGCTCTTTTTCTGTAACACCGTTCTTCTTCAGGTCTTTTATAATGTTATAGATCAGGGATATTGCCTTGGAGGTAGTAACGGATTTGGTCTGGCATATAACGGCAAACACCCCATATTCCACATCACCTCTGTAAATACTCCCCACACTGTATGCAAGACCCCTATTAGACCTGATCTCTGAAGTCAACCTGGAATTGAAACCGGATTCTCCTAGGATAAAGTTCAATACCTTAAATGGAAAGTAGTCAGGATGGGTTTTTCTAACTGACAGATGCCCAAGTACAATTGTGGACTGAGGTACATCCTTAAAGGCATAATTTATAGATTTTTCAAAGGAATATGAAGGGGGAAGTTCTCTGGGTATCTTGACCCCGGTTTTTTCCCAGTTCTGAAAAGCCTTTTCGACCTTTTTCACCATCTCATCCCTCTGAAAGTCTCCGGAGATAGCAAGCATTACATTTTCCGGGTGGAAGAACCTGTTGTGAAACTCAATCAAATCTTTTCTGGTAATCGCGTTAATCGATTTGACCGTGGATACCCTGCCCCTGGGGTTATCCTTGTATAAAAGCCTTCTGAATTCCCTGAAGGCTATACTGTCAGGATTGTCGTTCCTGCGCCTTATAGCCTCAATCTCCTGTTTTTTAGCCAGGTCTAGCTTTTCCTGATCGAATCCCGGGTTCATCATAATGTCAGCAAATATCTTTATACCAATGTCTGTATCCTTCTTCATCACAGAAAGGGAGGCAGACCCGGATTCGCTTCCAATACCTATTTCTACAGCGCCTGCAATATACTCCAGTTGGTCGTTTATCTCATCCGGCGTCATAGAACGGGTGCCCCCTGTCCTCATAACTCCACCGGTTAACTCAGCCAAACCTGCCTTATCCGCAGGTTCATAAACCGAGCCGGTCCTTATAACCGCAGACAGATTCAATACGGGAAGCTCATGGTCCTCCAGAATATACAGAACCATACCGTTATTTAGGAGTACCCGTTCCCCTTTTGGAGGAGAAAACACCAGGGGTTTAAAAATCATATCCCTGGGGTGCTGTGGTGTATTAGCATCCTCTGCAAAAGATGCCAGTCTGCCTGCGGCTACGACGCACAGGCAGACTGTTACTGCTATGATTATCAAATACAGTGAAATAATCGCCCTTTTCACTATCATCTCGTCCCCTTCTATTCTTTTTCCTTTTTTACCAGCTCTGCCACTGTTCTGTTGTCCTCGGCAAGATACTTTCTGACAGCCTTCAATATATCCTGAGGGGTTATTCGTTCTATTACATCCAACTGATCCTCTATATATCTCCAATCTCCTGCAACAGTCTGGTAATAAGAGAGCTTACTTGCTAACCCGGAATTGGAGTTAAGCGCTCTTATAAAACCAACCTGTAACTGGTTTTTTATCTTCCTGAGTTCCCTTTCGTTTACTGGCTCTCTTTTCAATCTTTCTATTTCCCTATAGATGGCCTGTTCCAGCTCAGTAGTGGTATGGGGGTGTCTTGGAGCAGCAAATATAGCAAAGAGATTTGGGTACCTTGCACCTGGAAGCCCGTTTGCTGTTTCTACACTTACGGCAATCTTTTCCTCATCTATCAACCTTTTATAAAACCTGGAGGTTCGACCACTCGACAGTATGCCATCTATAATATCAAAAACGTAATCGTCAAAATCAGGCACAGTGGGTTTGTGGTAACCTATAATCAGGCTGGGATTCGCATCGAATTTTACCTTTAGCCTTCTCTCTCCCATTTGCTCTGGCTCTTTTGTGGGAATAAACGACGGAATAGGTTGAGAAGGGATATGTTCAAAGTATTTTTTGATAATCTCTAAAGTTTTTGAGGTGTCTATATCACCTACTACTGCAACTACAGTGTTATTTGGGGCATAATAGGTCTTAAAAAACCTCTCAGTGGTTCTCTTTTTTAAAAACATTAAATCTGACATCCAGCCAATTATCGGTCTTCGATACGGATGGGCTATAAATGCTGCTGCCATAAAGTTTTCATAGAGTTTCCCATCAGGGCTGGAATCGATCCTCTGTCTCCTCTCTTCCGTGACTACGTCTCTCTCGGAATAAAACTCCCTGAGTACCGGGTTCAACATCCTGTCCGATTCTATTTTAGCCCAGAGATCAACCCTGTTCGATGGAAGGCTAACCATGTACCTTGTAATATCATAGCTCGTTGAAGCATTTAAACCAACCCCCCCGTTTTTTGAATATATCGAATCTATCTCATCCTTTACCACATATCTCTTATGCCTTTTCTGTAATCTTCCCAATTCAGCTTTTAACTTGTTTATCTTAGCCTCGTCTGCTTTCTTTCCCTTAAGT
This genomic interval carries:
- a CDS encoding pitrilysin family protein; this encodes MIVKRAIISLYLIIIAVTVCLCVVAAGRLASFAEDANTPQHPRDMIFKPLVFSPPKGERVLLNNGMVLYILEDHELPVLNLSAVIRTGSVYEPADKAGLAELTGGVMRTGGTRSMTPDEINDQLEYIAGAVEIGIGSESGSASLSVMKKDTDIGIKIFADIMMNPGFDQEKLDLAKKQEIEAIRRRNDNPDSIAFREFRRLLYKDNPRGRVSTVKSINAITRKDLIEFHNRFFHPENVMLAISGDFQRDEMVKKVEKAFQNWEKTGVKIPRELPPSYSFEKSINYAFKDVPQSTIVLGHLSVRKTHPDYFPFKVLNFILGESGFNSRLTSEIRSNRGLAYSVGSIYRGDVEYGVFAVICQTKSVTTSKAISLIYNIIKDLKKNGVTEKELQWAKESIINKFIFSFTSSASIVNQQMSIDYDNLPEDFLEKYQENISRVTFEDIKRVAKYLYPDSSILVVVGKSKDFDRPLSEFGKVHEIELKDE
- a CDS encoding pitrilysin family protein, with translation MKGIKKYIVVFFILFVFLLTASVTWALSLKGRVEEHTLKNGMKILILKRQYSPTVSFFMSFKVGSADEYSGISGTAHLLEHMLFKGTKMLGTRDYLKEKKILDEIDQVALRLDNEILKGKKADEAKINKLKAELGRLQKRHKRYVVKDEIDSIYSKNGGVGLNASTSYDITRYMVSLPSNRVDLWAKIESDRMLNPVLREFYSERDVVTEERRQRIDSSPDGKLYENFMAAAFIAHPYRRPIIGWMSDLMFLKKRTTERFFKTYYAPNNTVVAVVGDIDTSKTLEIIKKYFEHIPSQPIPSFIPTKEPEQMGERRLKVKFDANPSLIIGYHKPTVPDFDDYVFDIIDGILSSGRTSRFYKRLIDEEKIAVSVETANGLPGARYPNLFAIFAAPRHPHTTTELEQAIYREIERLKREPVNERELRKIKNQLQVGFIRALNSNSGLASKLSYYQTVAGDWRYIEDQLDVIERITPQDILKAVRKYLAEDNRTVAELVKKEKE